From Polynucleobacter paludilacus:
GGCTCAAAAGCGCGTAGACGAGGTAACCACTCCTGCTCTACGATCGAGCGCACCACATCCCCACGAGTAGTCGCTGGCAGAGGAATATTGACCATATTCTTCGCGTGATCTAGGCCGCTATATGGATAAAAAGGATGTTGGAAAAAACTGCACATCAACACATGAGGGTCGTTGATAAAAGCCGCTTCCGTTCCATTACCATGATGGACATCAAAATCAATTAATGCGACACGTTCGATACCATACTGCTCAATGGCATAACGGGCAGCAATCGCGACATTATCAAATACACAAAAACCCATTGAACGAGTGGGCTCGGCATGATGCCCCGGTGGACGCACCGCGCAGAAAACATTCTCCACTTGGCCTTTCATAACGGCATCAACGCCTGCAATAGCGGCACCAGCTGCACGCAAAGATGTCTGCCAAGTATGGGGGTTCATGATCGTGTCGCCATCCAACATAAAATAACCACTCGCAGGGGCGCTCTCCTTTACAAAAGCAACATGATCTGGGCTATGCACTAACTCTAATTGATCTTCAGAAGCCAAAGGCGCTTCAAGATGCGTCAAGAATTGATCAACTCCGCTTCGAATCAATTGATCATTAATTGCCTGAATGCGTTCCGGGCACTCGGGATGATGACTTCCCATTTCATGTTTCAGAAAATCGGGATGCGTAATATATCCAGTAGTCATTAAGAGTATTCCTTCATAGCCAAATGATCTTTTTTGTAATCTAATGCATTGTGCTCACAAATCGAGAAACTCTCCACCTCAGAATGAAGTTATTCCCAAACTGTTTTCTTAAGCCATTTCTGCTTACTTTAACTTTTTTATTGGCAGCTTGCTCTACGCCATCCCCTCGGGTGAACGATTCATCAGATGCCGGGAGCTCCGATGTGGCCTCCCAGGCGATTCTGGCCCAAAATCTCCATCTGTTGATTGGCCAAGTGAGTCAATCCCAGGGCATCCCTCCAGCCTTTATAGAATCCGGATTTTCTGACACCAAGACCATCCCCTCTATCCGCAAATTGGTATTACCGCCATCTGGGGCCTTTAAGAAAAATTGGGCAGTCTATCGACAACGCTTTGTGGAGCCTATTAGGCTCAAGGCTGGAAAAGTCTTTTGGGAGCAGAATCAAGCCTATTTAAGCCAGATTGAGCAGGACTCTGGGGTGCCAGCAGAGGTCATTGTGGCCATCATTGGCATTGAGACGATCTATGGTCGCCAAACCGGTAATTTCAGGGTGAAAGATGTTTTATCGACCCTCGCTTTTGATTATCCTGATACCCCCAATAAAATCATTCGAGAGCAGTTATTTAAGGATGAGATCAAATCCCTGATTTTGCTTTGCTGGACTCAAGCCGGTGGAAAGTTGCCCGCCAACAACGCCTCTCAAAATGTCAATCCAGAGCTTTTTAAGCAGTGTGTTAATCAAAATAGCTCATATGCAGGCGCAATAGGTTTGCCTCAATTTATGCCCAGCAGTATTCGCGCTTATGCAGTGGATGGCGATGGCGATGGGCAAATTGATCTGAGACAAAGTTCACGAGACGCTATTGCAAGTGTTGCCAATTTTTTGAAACAGCAAGGCTGGCAACCTGGCATGCCCATCTACTTTGCAATTCCACAGAGTGCTTTTGCGCAAGCAAGTATTTTAGCTGATGGGGAGCCTCAACTGAAATATTCGGTTCAAGAGTTAATCGAGAAAGGGATTTTGACGCCACAACAGGGCGACCTCCAAGGCGGCGGCGTCTCACCACAAAGCAAGGCCCTCATTGTTGACTTACCTTATGCAGATCAAGATGGGGCAGATAAGGTTCGATATGTGGTTGGTCTCAATAACTTTTTAACAATCGTGCAATACAACCGCAGTTATTTTTATGCCCAAAGTGTTGCCGAGTTTGCTGAAGCATTAGGCTATAAGAACCAGAGTGTGATTACCGCTGACTTACCTGCCCTGCCATCAGCCAAACAAAGTACTAACTCTAAAAAGAAGAAAGTGCCTCACAAGAAAGCGACTAGAGCCTCAGCTAATTAGGCCGGGAATACCCCTGTAGAGAGGTAGCGGTCGCCACGGTCGCAAACAATAAAGACTATCGTGGCATTTTCAAGCTGTCGGGCAATTCGGAGTGCTACAACCAAAGCACCACCAGCAGAGATGCCACAAAAGATGCCCTCCTCTGCAGCTAAGCGTCTAGCCATTTCTTCTGCATCAGCTTGACTGACATACTCAATGCGATCAACTCGATTGCCTTCATAAATCTTTGGCAAATACTCTGGAGCCCATTTACGAATACCTGGAATTTGAGAGCCCTCTTCAGGTTGAGCACCAATGATCACGATATTGGGATTCTTAGATTTGAGGTAAGTAGATACACCGGTGATGGTTCCCGTGGTTCCCATCGAAGAGACAAAATGTGTCACTTGACCATCGGTATCCCGCCAGATTTCAGGGCCAGTAGTTTCAATATGGGCACGTGGGTTATCGGGATTGGCAAACTGATCAAGTAATTTGCCACGCCCTTCTTTTTGTAACTGTAGCGCGTAATCTCGGGCGAACTCCATACCACCTGAAGCTGCTGTCAGAATGAGTTCTGCGCCGTAAGCAGCCATGCTCTGCCGGCGCTCAATACTTTGATTTTCTGGCATCACCAAAACCATCTTGTAGCCCAACATGGCGGCAGCCATTGCTAAAGCAATGCCAGTATTGCCACTGGTTGCCTCTACAAGCGTATCGCCTGGCTTGATTTCACCACGCTCTTGAGCGTGCAGAATCATCGACAGCGCGGGCCGATCTTTGACCGACCCGGCTGGATTATTACCTTCCAACTTACCCAAAATTACATTATTACGAGCAGCATTTTCAGCGCCTGGAATACGTTGCAATCGAACTAAAGGGGTATTGCCAATAGTCTGCGAAATCGTGAGGTAGTTAGGAGTAGCCATAAGACCATTTTAGCCATAAGACCACTTAAGCATGGAAAGGCTTAATTTCTCCGAGTGTTGCTTGGGCGATCCTGATGATTGCGAGTATTGCCTTGATTGCGGGAACTACGACGGCTGGATACCGAGCCCTCTTTTTTCGTGCGTCCATTAGGCTCCCGAAAAGAACTAGGGCTTTCAATCGTCAAGCCGTTGTCTACCATTTTTTCAACAGACTTCATCCCAATCCCCCGCACCCGCTTTTGTAAATCATTGGCATCCTGAAAATGGCCACCATCCTCACGCTCAGCAATGATGGTTCTTGCCTTGGCTGGGCCAATGCCTTTAATGGTTTCTAACTCAGTCTGCGAAGCCGTATTCACATTAACCGGTGATGCCAGTGCATGACTAACTCCTGATATTGCTAACCAAGCTGACAGCAATACAGCAGCGACAGGAACAATAAAATTATTCAATGCAAAATATTTAATCATCTTTTCTCCAGGAGTAAATAAAAAAATCCATGCCGAAAGGACATGGATCATTTACAACGGGGCTAAAGATGCTCGGTTGACTTCTATACCGACAACTACAAAGAGATCAATTAATTCCTATAAGGGATTGGCTAAGAAATCCGCATTGGCAGTTAACCAGTCGATATAACGACTGACACCTTGCTCAACATTGAGGAAGGGCTCGGTGTAACCGGCGGCTCTGAGTTTGGTGAGGTCTGCCTGTGTAAAGCACTGATACTTACCTTTGAGTGCTTCTGGAAATGGAATGTACTCAATCGCCTTCATCTTGACAAGTTGTTCTAATGATTCTGAATTAGCCCCATCTCGCTTTCTGAGTGAATTCACTACGGCATGGGCTACATCATTAAAGGGTTGGGCACGGCCACTTCCCAAATTAAAGATGCCGCTGATTTCTGGATGATCAAAGAAGAAGAGGTTGACCTTCACTACATCCTCTACCGAGACAAAGTCACGGCTTTGCTGTCCTTGTGCATAGCCACCATATTCACCAAAGAGCTTAACCAGCCCGTCTTTCTTGTATTGGTGGTATTGATGGAAGGCTACTGATGCCATACGACCTTTGTGGGATTCACGTGGGCCATACACATTGAAATATCTAAAACCAACTACTTGGGCGGTATTGGCTTTTTCAGCAAAACGCTTGCGCATCACTTGGTCAAATAAGAATTTGGAATAGCCATAAATATTGAGCGGCTTCTCGTGCTCACGGCTTTCAACAAACACATCTGAACCGCCATAGGTTGCTGCAGAGGAGGCATAGAGTAATTGCACTTTTTGCTCGGTGCAGATATCGAGCAAATCCATGGTGTAGCGATAGTTATTCGCCATCATGAAGATGCCATCGGTTTCCATCGTATCGGAGCAAGCCCCTTCATGAAAGACCGCCCTGACCTTGCCAAAGCGACCACTTCTAAATGCCTCTAAAAATTCATCTTTATCAAGATAATCAATAATGTCGAGATCAGCTAAATTGCGATATTTATCGGCAGGACGCAAGTCGTCGACTGCAATGATATTTTTCTCACCACGAGCATTGAGGCCCTGAACAATATTGGCGCCGATAAACCCAGCAGCTCCAGTTACGATAATAGTCACTGTAATTCCTCAGAAGTAACGGTTGCGGTACCCAACTTACCAACCACAATACCTCCAGCACGATTAGCTAATGCCATCGCTTTCTCTAGAGGCCATTTTGCCGCCAAAGCAACGGCTAACGTGGCAATTACAGTATCACCAGCACCTGAGACGTCAAAGACTTCGCGCGCTTGAGCATGAACATGACTCACACCAGTATCAGTAAATAAGCTCATACCCTCTTCCGAGCGAGTCAGAAGGAGTGCTCGTAGATTCAAAGAGTGACGCAGATCTTGCGCTTTTTTGGCGAGGTCTTCCTCACTACTCCAGCGACCAACTACCTGACGAAGCTCGCTGCGGTTAGGCGTCAATACAGTAGCGCCCCGATACTTTTCATAATCTTCGCCTTTAGGGTCTACGAGGATCATTTTATTTTGGTTGCGAGCTTGCTCAATCATGAGAGTCACTTGATCTAGAGCGCCTTTACCGTAATCAGACAAAATTACCACGTCAGCATCTGATAGAGACTTCTCAAAACGCTCCAGCTTTCTGGCTAATGCAGTATCACTAGGAGCTTCTTCAAAATCCAGGCGAATCAATTGTTGTTGACGTGCGATCACGCGCAGCTTCACAATCGTCGGTACCTTACTATCTACTTCGAGCTGACTATCCACGCCACTAGTTTTTAGAAGCTGAGTAACGCGTTGCCCAGGCTCATCATCACCAATCACGCCCAAAATCGTTGCATTAGCACCCAAAGCAGCAACGTTG
This genomic window contains:
- the rfaE1 gene encoding D-glycero-beta-D-manno-heptose-7-phosphate kinase, whose product is MEKANPEQFSRTRLLVVGDVMLDRYWFGDTNRISPEAPVPVVQVGKVDERLGGAANVARNVAALGANATILGVIGDDEPGQRVTQLLKTSGVDSQLEVDSKVPTIVKLRVIARQQQLIRLDFEEAPSDTALARKLERFEKSLSDADVVILSDYGKGALDQVTLMIEQARNQNKMILVDPKGEDYEKYRGATVLTPNRSELRQVVGRWSSEEDLAKKAQDLRHSLNLRALLLTRSEEGMSLFTDTGVSHVHAQAREVFDVSGAGDTVIATLAVALAAKWPLEKAMALANRAGGIVVGKLGTATVTSEELQ
- the cysM gene encoding cysteine synthase CysM yields the protein MATPNYLTISQTIGNTPLVRLQRIPGAENAARNNVILGKLEGNNPAGSVKDRPALSMILHAQERGEIKPGDTLVEATSGNTGIALAMAAAMLGYKMVLVMPENQSIERRQSMAAYGAELILTAASGGMEFARDYALQLQKEGRGKLLDQFANPDNPRAHIETTGPEIWRDTDGQVTHFVSSMGTTGTITGVSTYLKSKNPNIVIIGAQPEEGSQIPGIRKWAPEYLPKIYEGNRVDRIEYVSQADAEEMARRLAAEEGIFCGISAGGALVVALRIARQLENATIVFIVCDRGDRYLSTGVFPA
- a CDS encoding lytic murein transglycosylase, whose product is MNDSSDAGSSDVASQAILAQNLHLLIGQVSQSQGIPPAFIESGFSDTKTIPSIRKLVLPPSGAFKKNWAVYRQRFVEPIRLKAGKVFWEQNQAYLSQIEQDSGVPAEVIVAIIGIETIYGRQTGNFRVKDVLSTLAFDYPDTPNKIIREQLFKDEIKSLILLCWTQAGGKLPANNASQNVNPELFKQCVNQNSSYAGAIGLPQFMPSSIRAYAVDGDGDGQIDLRQSSRDAIASVANFLKQQGWQPGMPIYFAIPQSAFAQASILADGEPQLKYSVQELIEKGILTPQQGDLQGGGVSPQSKALIVDLPYADQDGADKVRYVVGLNNFLTIVQYNRSYFYAQSVAEFAEALGYKNQSVITADLPALPSAKQSTNSKKKKVPHKKATRASAN
- a CDS encoding ComEA family DNA-binding protein, with amino-acid sequence MIKYFALNNFIVPVAAVLLSAWLAISGVSHALASPVNVNTASQTELETIKGIGPAKARTIIAEREDGGHFQDANDLQKRVRGIGMKSVEKMVDNGLTIESPSSFREPNGRTKKEGSVSSRRSSRNQGNTRNHQDRPSNTRRN
- a CDS encoding histone deacetylase family protein, encoding MTTGYITHPDFLKHEMGSHHPECPERIQAINDQLIRSGVDQFLTHLEAPLASEDQLELVHSPDHVAFVKESAPASGYFMLDGDTIMNPHTWQTSLRAAGAAIAGVDAVMKGQVENVFCAVRPPGHHAEPTRSMGFCVFDNVAIAARYAIEQYGIERVALIDFDVHHGNGTEAAFINDPHVLMCSFFQHPFYPYSGLDHAKNMVNIPLPATTRGDVVRSIVEQEWLPRLRAFEPELIIISAGFDAHREDDLGQMGLVEDDYVWMTKKLKEIADQYAGGRIVSCLEGGYNLSALGRSVVAHVKALADL
- the rfaD gene encoding ADP-glyceromanno-heptose 6-epimerase, whose product is MTIIVTGAAGFIGANIVQGLNARGEKNIIAVDDLRPADKYRNLADLDIIDYLDKDEFLEAFRSGRFGKVRAVFHEGACSDTMETDGIFMMANNYRYTMDLLDICTEQKVQLLYASSAATYGGSDVFVESREHEKPLNIYGYSKFLFDQVMRKRFAEKANTAQVVGFRYFNVYGPRESHKGRMASVAFHQYHQYKKDGLVKLFGEYGGYAQGQQSRDFVSVEDVVKVNLFFFDHPEISGIFNLGSGRAQPFNDVAHAVVNSLRKRDGANSESLEQLVKMKAIEYIPFPEALKGKYQCFTQADLTKLRAAGYTEPFLNVEQGVSRYIDWLTANADFLANPL